The Bacillus sp. Y1 genome has a window encoding:
- a CDS encoding acyl-CoA dehydrogenase family protein, which translates to MNFDLTSEQSMILRTIREFANEEVAPGALERDLHKQFPHEVFQKLTELGLMGLPFPEEYGGGGADTISFAIVTEELSRACASTGITYSAHISLGGAPLHLFGTEEQKRKYLIPICTGESFGAFGLTEPNAGSDAGGTKTRAIEKDGKFVINGNKCYITNASYAKHLAITAVTGEQNGKKEISAIIVPTNSPGFQVISNYEKMGLHASNTTELVLEDVQVPTENLLGKRGEGFKQFLITLDGGRIGIGAMAVGIAQAAYEKALSYAKQRQQFGRSLSHFQAIQFKLADMAMKIELARNMVYKAAWLKDQGRSFTKEASMCKLYASEICMEVTDQAVQIHGGYGYMKDYHVERYMRDGKLTEIGEGTSEIQRMVIAREIGC; encoded by the coding sequence GTGAATTTTGATTTAACATCAGAACAAAGCATGATCCTTCGAACAATTAGAGAATTTGCAAATGAAGAGGTTGCACCAGGTGCGCTCGAAAGAGACCTTCATAAGCAGTTCCCACATGAGGTGTTTCAAAAGCTAACTGAATTAGGTTTAATGGGGCTTCCGTTTCCAGAAGAATACGGTGGTGGGGGAGCAGATACAATAAGCTTTGCCATAGTCACAGAGGAGCTAAGTAGAGCCTGTGCATCTACTGGAATTACGTATTCAGCCCATATATCGCTGGGGGGTGCTCCGCTGCATTTGTTTGGTACAGAAGAACAAAAGAGAAAATATTTAATTCCGATTTGTACAGGAGAATCCTTTGGAGCCTTTGGGCTAACCGAACCCAATGCTGGTTCTGATGCAGGAGGTACAAAGACGAGAGCGATTGAGAAAGATGGCAAGTTTGTTATAAATGGTAATAAATGTTATATTACAAATGCAAGCTACGCAAAGCATTTAGCCATTACCGCAGTAACTGGGGAACAAAATGGGAAAAAAGAAATTAGTGCTATTATTGTTCCAACGAATTCCCCTGGCTTTCAGGTTATCAGCAATTATGAGAAAATGGGGCTTCATGCCTCTAATACAACCGAGTTAGTATTAGAAGATGTTCAAGTACCAACTGAAAACTTACTAGGAAAGCGTGGAGAGGGGTTTAAACAGTTTTTAATCACTCTTGATGGGGGAAGGATTGGAATTGGTGCAATGGCAGTAGGTATTGCTCAGGCGGCTTACGAAAAGGCATTGAGCTATGCGAAGCAAAGACAGCAATTTGGAAGATCATTGTCACATTTTCAGGCGATACAATTCAAGCTTGCAGACATGGCTATGAAGATTGAACTTGCTAGAAATATGGTTTATAAAGCTGCTTGGTTAAAAGATCAAGGACGTTCCTTTACAAAGGAAGCTTCCATGTGTAAACTTTACGCTTCGGAAATTTGTATGGAGGTTACTGATCAAGCCGTACAAATACACGGGGGATATGGGTATATGAAGGATTATCATGTGGAACGATATATGCGTGATGGAAAGTTAACAGAAATTGGTGAAGGTACTTCAGAAATTCAACGAATGGTAATTGCACGAGAAATTGGTTGTTAG
- a CDS encoding tRNA (adenine(22)-N(1))-methyltransferase, translating into MNVEKLSKRLSTVANFIPEGAKLADIGSDHAYLPCHVVKAGKVPYAIAGEVVEGPFQSARKQVEMEGLTKQINVRKGNGLEVIGAGEVECITIAGMGGALIASILEEGKEKLEGVNRLVLQPNISAISIRLWLLENGWSLINEAILEEDGKIYEILVAERGDPKSVYSENIENQLLFGPFLSKEKNEAFIHKWTAEWNNWERILNQMSQSSQTAEKIEKKMEIQKKISMVKEVLGE; encoded by the coding sequence ATGAATGTGGAAAAATTATCGAAAAGACTTAGCACCGTTGCAAATTTTATTCCAGAGGGTGCGAAACTAGCTGATATAGGTTCTGATCATGCCTATCTTCCTTGTCATGTAGTGAAAGCAGGAAAAGTACCTTATGCAATAGCAGGCGAAGTGGTTGAAGGACCTTTTCAATCTGCAAGAAAACAAGTAGAAATGGAAGGGTTAACGAAACAAATTAATGTTCGAAAAGGGAATGGTCTTGAAGTTATTGGTGCAGGTGAAGTAGAATGCATTACCATTGCCGGTATGGGTGGTGCCCTTATTGCCAGCATCCTTGAAGAGGGAAAGGAAAAGCTTGAGGGTGTGAACAGACTTGTGCTTCAACCGAATATTAGTGCTATTTCGATACGATTGTGGCTCCTAGAAAATGGATGGAGTCTCATAAATGAAGCTATTTTAGAAGAGGACGGGAAGATTTATGAAATCTTGGTTGCTGAAAGAGGAGATCCCAAATCTGTTTATTCGGAGAACATCGAAAACCAATTGTTATTCGGACCGTTTTTAAGTAAAGAAAAGAATGAGGCTTTTATTCATAAGTGGACGGCTGAATGGAATAATTGGGAACGCATTTTAAATCAAATGAGCCAATCTAGCCAAACAGCAGAAAAAATAGAAAAGAAAATGGAAATACAGAAGAAGATTTCAATGGTAAAGGAGGTTCTAGGAGAATGA
- the glyS gene encoding glycine--tRNA ligase subunit beta: protein MNKQDLLLEIGLEEMPARFVTGSIEQLTSKIENWLKEKKISFDSITHFSTPRRLAVIAYGVSTSQEDVEEEAKGPAKKIAVDHEGNWSKAAVGFTRGQGMSVEDIYFKEINGVEYAHVRKFTKGQATKEILPEIEHIITGLTFPKNMRWANETLKYIRPIKWLLAIYGTEIIPFTITNVSTSNRTNGHRFLGKEVEIGTPEEYVTKLLGEFVIANAEERKDAILSQISKLEEEQGWTIPVDEELLEEVTNLVEYPTALFGRFEEEFLELPEEVLITSMKEHQRYFPVKKKDGTLLPFFVTVRNGDHMHLETVAKGNEKVLRARLSDAAFFYREDQKMNISDALAKLASIVYHEEIGTLSEKVARVRSLTNQLAELLTFNDEDKKTADRAAEISKFDLVTHMVYEFPELQGFMGEKYAKQKGESEAVAVAINEHYMPRNAEDSTPKSNSGALLALAEKLDTIVSFFAIGNIPSGSQDPYALRRQASGIVQILINKEWNVSLTDLLRLSILSIKEKGIGEKGEEELLLELVAFFKLRLKHYLQEQSIRYDIIDAVLEKNITALPTLVKKAFVLQTKKDGSGFKETVEALSRVLTISNKAVDNAEINESLFENEYETALYNQYRGVKSQLESNGASEEEFFDKLASLQGAINDFFDHTMVMAEDQALKNNRLALMSQLAEMIISFANVKEIVTK from the coding sequence ATGAATAAGCAAGATTTATTACTAGAAATCGGGCTTGAGGAGATGCCGGCTCGTTTCGTTACTGGGTCAATTGAGCAGTTAACATCAAAAATAGAGAACTGGCTAAAAGAGAAAAAGATTTCGTTTGATTCCATCACTCATTTTTCTACTCCAAGACGTCTAGCTGTCATTGCTTACGGTGTAAGTACTAGCCAAGAGGATGTTGAGGAAGAGGCAAAAGGACCTGCTAAAAAGATTGCCGTTGACCACGAAGGGAATTGGTCAAAAGCAGCTGTAGGATTCACTAGAGGTCAAGGAATGTCTGTTGAGGATATATATTTTAAAGAGATTAATGGGGTTGAGTACGCTCATGTACGTAAGTTTACAAAGGGGCAAGCGACGAAAGAGATACTTCCGGAGATAGAACATATTATTACCGGACTAACTTTCCCTAAAAATATGCGTTGGGCAAATGAAACACTAAAATATATTCGTCCAATTAAATGGTTACTTGCTATATATGGAACAGAGATTATCCCATTTACAATCACGAATGTATCGACAAGCAATCGTACAAACGGGCATCGTTTCCTAGGGAAAGAAGTAGAAATCGGTACACCAGAAGAGTATGTAACTAAGCTTTTAGGTGAATTTGTAATTGCGAATGCAGAAGAAAGAAAAGATGCAATTCTCTCCCAAATTTCTAAGTTAGAAGAAGAACAAGGCTGGACGATTCCTGTCGATGAGGAATTATTAGAGGAAGTAACGAATCTAGTTGAATATCCAACGGCTTTATTTGGAAGATTTGAGGAAGAATTTCTAGAACTTCCGGAAGAAGTTCTTATCACATCAATGAAAGAGCATCAGCGCTATTTCCCTGTAAAGAAAAAGGACGGAACACTTTTGCCGTTCTTTGTAACAGTAAGAAATGGTGATCATATGCATCTTGAGACAGTAGCAAAGGGAAATGAGAAGGTACTTAGAGCAAGACTATCAGATGCAGCATTTTTCTATAGAGAAGATCAAAAAATGAATATTTCCGATGCTCTAGCTAAGCTTGCTTCAATTGTATATCATGAGGAAATTGGTACCCTTTCTGAAAAGGTTGCACGAGTTCGTTCACTAACAAATCAGTTAGCAGAGTTATTAACCTTTAATGATGAAGATAAAAAGACAGCGGATCGTGCTGCTGAAATCAGTAAGTTTGATTTAGTCACTCATATGGTATATGAATTCCCAGAACTTCAAGGTTTCATGGGTGAGAAGTATGCTAAACAAAAAGGGGAATCTGAGGCGGTTGCTGTTGCCATTAATGAACACTACATGCCAAGAAACGCGGAAGACTCTACTCCTAAATCAAATAGTGGGGCACTTCTTGCCTTAGCAGAGAAATTAGATACGATTGTCTCGTTTTTTGCAATTGGCAATATCCCAAGCGGCTCACAGGATCCGTACGCATTAAGAAGACAAGCTTCAGGAATTGTTCAAATCTTAATCAATAAAGAATGGAATGTTTCACTAACTGATCTTCTACGTCTCTCTATCCTTTCCATTAAGGAGAAGGGAATTGGAGAAAAAGGTGAAGAAGAGTTACTACTTGAGCTTGTAGCTTTCTTCAAGCTCCGCTTAAAGCACTATTTACAAGAACAAAGCATTCGCTATGACATCATCGATGCCGTATTAGAAAAAAATATTACAGCTTTACCTACGCTGGTCAAAAAGGCATTTGTTCTGCAAACGAAAAAAGATGGTAGTGGGTTTAAAGAGACGGTTGAAGCTCTTAGCCGTGTGCTAACCATCTCGAATAAAGCGGTGGATAACGCGGAAATCAATGAATCCCTGTTTGAAAATGAGTACGAGACGGCACTATATAATCAATATCGTGGTGTAAAATCACAATTAGAATCAAATGGAGCTAGTGAGGAAGAGTTTTTCGACAAACTTGCATCTTTACAAGGTGCAATCAACGACTTCTTTGACCATACAATGGTCATGGCAGAGGATCAAGCGTTGAAAAACAACCGATTAGCATTAATGTCACAGTTGGCAGAAATGATTATCAGCTTTGCGAATGTGAAGGAAATTGTAACAAAATAA
- a CDS encoding helix-turn-helix transcriptional regulator has product MSTIELNKRQEHILQIVKENGPITGEHIAERLNLTRATLRPDLAILTMAGYLDARPRVGYFYTGKSGTQLLTENLKKLYVKDYQSIPVVVNENVSVYDAICTMFLEDVGTLFVVDQSSLLTGVLSRKDLLRASIGKQELTTLPVHIIMTRMPNVTMCGKDDLLIDVAHKLIDKQIDALPVVRESERGFEVLGRITKTNLTKAFVALAEGN; this is encoded by the coding sequence GTGAGTACAATCGAGCTAAATAAACGGCAAGAGCATATTTTGCAAATTGTGAAGGAAAATGGGCCGATAACTGGAGAGCATATTGCAGAACGACTCAATCTAACGAGAGCTACACTTCGACCAGACCTAGCTATTTTAACCATGGCTGGATATTTGGATGCACGGCCGCGGGTAGGTTATTTTTACACAGGGAAATCAGGCACTCAATTATTAACTGAGAACTTAAAAAAACTGTATGTGAAGGATTATCAGTCTATTCCTGTAGTTGTGAACGAAAACGTTTCTGTTTACGATGCGATCTGTACTATGTTTCTCGAAGATGTTGGGACATTATTTGTTGTCGATCAATCTTCGTTGCTCACGGGCGTATTGTCGAGAAAAGATCTACTTAGAGCAAGTATTGGAAAGCAGGAACTAACCACATTACCAGTGCACATCATCATGACAAGAATGCCTAATGTTACCATGTGCGGAAAAGACGATCTTCTCATTGATGTGGCGCATAAATTAATTGATAAGCAGATTGATGCATTGCCTGTTGTTAGGGAATCGGAAAGAGGTTTCGAAGTTCTTGGCAGAATTACTAAAACGAACTTAACAAAGGCGTTTGTCGCATTAGCAGAAGGAAATTAA
- a CDS encoding DUF188 domain-containing protein, with product MKQEIVEIASNFSLEVIFVASYNHMSTTEAAGTWKYVDTGKEEVDLYIMNHVDKGDFVVTQDIGLASTLVNKGVYVLSPRGNVYEEKDINLALDMRYLAAKARRQGVHSKGPKRFGQNDRDDFAKNFYSILSKFAGNL from the coding sequence GTGAAGCAGGAAATTGTCGAAATCGCGTCGAATTTTTCATTGGAAGTAATTTTTGTTGCATCTTATAATCATATGAGCACAACAGAAGCTGCAGGAACATGGAAATATGTCGATACGGGTAAGGAGGAAGTTGACTTATATATCATGAACCATGTGGATAAAGGAGACTTTGTAGTCACCCAAGACATCGGGTTAGCTTCGACACTCGTGAATAAAGGTGTTTATGTACTTTCTCCAAGGGGGAATGTATACGAAGAGAAAGATATTAATCTTGCTCTTGATATGAGGTATCTTGCCGCAAAAGCTAGGCGACAAGGGGTACACTCAAAAGGGCCCAAACGTTTTGGTCAAAATGACCGAGATGATTTTGCGAAAAATTTTTATAGCATTTTGTCGAAATTTGCAGGAAATCTATAA
- a CDS encoding Nif3-like dinuclear metal center hexameric protein, with translation MKSVNGHEIISLFEQFSPKNLALEGDKIGLQIGRLNKKISNVMIALDVLEEVVDEAIHNNVQLIIAHHPLIYRPLQKLVTDTATGRIIEKLIKHDIAVYAAHTNLDVAEGGVNDLLADALQLSNREVLVPTYDSELLKLVVYVPIGYEEAIKKAIGDAGAGSIGQYSHCSFTSEGKGEFIPLEGANPFYGTIGKVEQVEEARIETVFPAHLEKKVLSALMKAHPYEEVAYDVYRLKNKPKSLGLGKIGTVQETTLREFADFVKVALDVPTVRVVGDLDSKVKKVAVLGGDGNKYIQTANFKGADVYITGDMYYHVAHDAMMLGLNIIDPGHNVEKVMKQGVANKLTEMCKQKGYEVNIFASTIHTDPFQFV, from the coding sequence ATGAAAAGCGTAAATGGGCATGAAATTATTAGTCTTTTTGAACAATTTTCACCAAAGAACCTAGCGCTAGAAGGAGATAAGATTGGTTTACAAATTGGTAGACTAAATAAAAAAATTTCAAATGTAATGATCGCACTAGATGTACTAGAAGAAGTAGTGGATGAAGCCATACATAATAATGTTCAATTGATCATTGCTCATCATCCTCTCATTTATCGTCCTTTACAAAAGCTCGTGACAGATACAGCAACAGGTCGAATCATTGAAAAATTAATCAAGCATGATATCGCTGTATATGCAGCTCACACGAATCTGGACGTTGCAGAAGGCGGAGTAAATGATTTGCTGGCAGACGCCCTGCAATTATCAAACAGAGAGGTTCTCGTTCCAACCTACGATTCTGAATTACTTAAACTCGTTGTCTATGTTCCAATCGGGTATGAAGAAGCTATAAAAAAAGCAATAGGTGATGCGGGAGCAGGTTCAATAGGGCAGTACTCTCACTGTTCCTTTACATCTGAAGGAAAGGGAGAGTTTATTCCTTTAGAAGGGGCAAATCCTTTCTATGGGACGATAGGAAAAGTGGAGCAAGTGGAAGAAGCTAGAATTGAGACCGTGTTTCCTGCTCATCTAGAAAAGAAGGTACTATCTGCTCTAATGAAAGCACATCCATACGAAGAAGTAGCATATGATGTGTACCGACTAAAAAATAAACCAAAGTCACTTGGTTTGGGTAAGATAGGGACCGTCCAAGAAACAACCCTCCGAGAATTCGCAGATTTTGTGAAAGTAGCCCTAGATGTACCTACCGTTCGAGTCGTTGGGGACTTAGATTCTAAGGTGAAAAAGGTTGCTGTACTTGGTGGGGATGGGAATAAATATATTCAAACTGCAAACTTCAAAGGTGCGGATGTATATATAACGGGTGATATGTATTATCACGTTGCTCATGACGCCATGATGCTAGGATTAAATATCATTGATCCAGGTCATAATGTAGAAAAGGTTATGAAGCAAGGAGTTGCAAACAAGCTTACGGAAATGTGTAAGCAAAAAGGATATGAAGTAAATATTTTTGCGTCAACCATCCATACGGACCCTTTCCAATTTGTGTAA
- the rpoD gene encoding RNA polymerase sigma factor RpoD — MAEKSARSKEVDSDLTLEQVKDQLTEVGKKTGVLAYDDIAEKLSNFDVDSDQMDEFYEFLGEQGVELVGESEDGDPNIQELAKGEEEFDLNDLSVPPGVKINDPVRMYLKEIGRVDLLSAEEEIELANRIEQGDEEAKRRLAEANLRLVVSIAKRYVGRGMLFLDLIQEGNMGLIKAVEKFDYRKGFKFSTYATWWIRQAITRAIADQARTIRIPVHMVETINKLIRVQRQLLQDLGREPTPEEIGEDMDLTPDKVREILKIAQEPVSLETPIGEEDDSHLGDFIEDQDATSPSEHAAYELLKEQLEDVLDTLTDREENVLRLRFGLDDGRTRTLEEVGKVFGVTRERIRQIEAKALRKLRHPSRSKRLKDFLE; from the coding sequence ATGGCTGAAAAATCGGCCCGTTCAAAAGAGGTTGATTCAGATTTGACCCTAGAACAAGTAAAAGATCAGTTAACAGAGGTTGGAAAAAAAACAGGGGTTCTAGCCTATGACGATATTGCAGAGAAATTATCTAATTTTGATGTAGACTCAGATCAAATGGATGAGTTTTATGAATTTTTAGGTGAGCAAGGTGTTGAACTAGTTGGAGAGTCCGAAGACGGAGATCCTAATATACAGGAGCTTGCTAAAGGTGAAGAAGAATTTGATTTAAATGATCTAAGCGTACCACCAGGAGTGAAAATCAATGACCCTGTTCGGATGTACTTAAAAGAAATCGGTCGAGTAGACCTATTGTCTGCCGAAGAGGAAATTGAGCTCGCTAACCGTATTGAACAAGGTGACGAAGAAGCAAAGCGCCGATTAGCAGAAGCAAACCTACGTCTTGTGGTTAGTATTGCAAAACGTTATGTTGGTCGCGGTATGTTGTTCCTTGATTTGATTCAAGAAGGAAACATGGGATTAATCAAAGCGGTTGAGAAATTTGATTATCGCAAAGGGTTTAAATTCAGTACGTATGCTACTTGGTGGATACGACAAGCAATTACTCGTGCGATTGCTGACCAAGCCAGAACGATTCGTATCCCCGTTCATATGGTGGAAACAATAAATAAACTAATTCGTGTTCAACGTCAGCTACTTCAGGATCTTGGACGTGAACCAACTCCAGAAGAAATTGGAGAAGATATGGACTTAACTCCTGATAAGGTTCGTGAAATCCTGAAAATTGCTCAAGAACCAGTTTCATTAGAAACACCAATTGGTGAAGAAGATGACTCGCATTTAGGTGATTTCATTGAAGATCAGGATGCTACATCACCTTCAGAGCATGCTGCTTATGAGCTGTTAAAAGAACAGCTTGAAGATGTTCTTGATACTTTAACCGACCGTGAAGAAAATGTATTACGACTACGTTTTGGACTTGATGATGGCCGTACGAGAACTTTAGAAGAAGTTGGAAAAGTGTTTGGTGTCACAAGAGAACGTATCAGACAAATTGAAGCAAAAGCGTTAAGGAAGTTAAGACACCCTAGCCGTAGCAAGCGTTTGAAGGATTTCTTAGAATAA
- a CDS encoding pyruvate, water dikinase regulatory protein: MGKMPIVYVVSDSVGETAELVTKAAISQFDGQEVTIKRFPYVEDKSNIDEVISLVKLDGGMVAYTLVKPDMREYMRDTAKAEGIYACDIIGPLIDQIQDICGKQPLFEPGLVRKLDEDYFKKVEAIEFAVKYDDGRDPRGILKADIVLVGVSRTSKTPLSQYLAHKRIKVANVPLVPEVDPPEELFKVPSEKCFGLKISPEKLNNIRRERLLSLGLNDRASYANIERIKEEIEYFDKIVSRIGCHVIDVTNKAVEETANVILNRYLKRG, translated from the coding sequence ATGGGGAAAATGCCAATCGTCTACGTGGTATCTGATTCTGTAGGAGAAACTGCAGAGCTCGTGACAAAAGCAGCGATAAGCCAATTTGATGGACAGGAAGTCACAATCAAAAGGTTTCCATATGTAGAGGATAAATCCAATATTGACGAAGTGATTTCACTTGTGAAATTAGACGGTGGGATGGTTGCCTATACACTTGTTAAGCCAGATATGCGCGAGTATATGAGGGATACAGCGAAGGCAGAAGGAATTTATGCTTGTGATATTATTGGACCTTTAATTGACCAAATTCAAGATATTTGTGGGAAACAACCTTTATTTGAACCGGGTTTAGTTAGGAAGCTTGATGAGGATTATTTTAAAAAGGTGGAAGCAATTGAATTTGCCGTTAAGTATGATGATGGTCGGGATCCACGTGGAATCTTAAAGGCGGATATCGTCTTAGTAGGTGTTTCGAGAACTTCAAAAACCCCATTATCACAGTATCTGGCTCATAAACGTATTAAAGTGGCGAATGTTCCACTTGTACCAGAGGTTGACCCTCCTGAGGAATTGTTTAAAGTACCTTCAGAGAAATGTTTCGGATTAAAAATAAGCCCGGAAAAACTAAATAATATTAGGCGTGAAAGACTTCTTTCTTTAGGTTTAAATGATCGAGCAAGCTACGCGAATATCGAACGAATTAAAGAAGAAATTGAGTATTTTGATAAAATTGTCTCAAGAATTGGATGTCATGTAATCGATGTCACCAACAAAGCTGTTGAGGAAACAGCTAATGTCATTTTAAACCGTTACTTAAAAAGAGGATAA
- the cccA gene encoding cytochrome c550 — translation MNRNPIIPFVLIMVLGIAAMFLFSFKGLGDSKELAAEQEGGGEQAEEVSNNPEDIYKSAGCIGCHGDSYQGGVGPALTGVGDKLSKEEIEDILVNGKGSMPSGLVTAENAGAMADWLMELK, via the coding sequence ATGAATCGCAATCCGATTATTCCATTTGTCTTAATCATGGTTCTTGGTATTGCTGCGATGTTCCTTTTTTCGTTTAAAGGCTTAGGTGACAGTAAGGAACTAGCTGCAGAACAAGAAGGCGGTGGAGAACAGGCAGAAGAGGTTTCAAACAATCCTGAAGATATTTATAAGTCTGCGGGCTGTATTGGATGTCACGGGGATTCATACCAAGGGGGCGTAGGTCCAGCTTTAACAGGTGTTGGTGACAAACTGTCGAAAGAAGAAATTGAAGACATTCTTGTAAACGGAAAAGGCTCAATGCCATCAGGACTCGTTACTGCTGAGAATGCAGGAGCAATGGCTGATTGGTTAATGGAGCTTAAATAA
- the glyQ gene encoding glycine--tRNA ligase subunit alpha — translation MNIQDMILTLQKHWSDQGCILMQAYDVEKGAGTMSPYTFLRAIGPEPWNVAYVEPSRRPADGRYGENPNRLYQHHQFQVIMKPSPDNIQELYLDSLKALGIDPLQHDIRFVEDNWENPSLGCAGLGWEVWLDGMEITQFTYFQQVGGLECKPVSVEITYGIERLASYIQEKENVFDLEWTNGFTVRDIFLQPEYEHSKYTFETSDPEMLFNLFNIYEKEAHRQMNEGLVHPAYDYVLKCSHVFNLLDARGAISVTERTGFIGRCRNLARKVAKTFYEEREKLGFPILQQKGEDTHE, via the coding sequence ATGAATATTCAAGACATGATTTTAACTTTGCAAAAGCATTGGTCTGATCAAGGATGTATTTTAATGCAAGCTTACGATGTAGAAAAAGGTGCAGGAACTATGAGCCCATATACGTTCTTACGTGCCATTGGCCCTGAACCATGGAATGTAGCGTATGTGGAGCCATCAAGACGACCAGCCGACGGAAGATACGGAGAAAACCCTAATCGCTTGTATCAACATCACCAATTCCAAGTGATTATGAAGCCTTCTCCTGACAATATTCAGGAACTTTATCTTGATTCGTTGAAGGCGCTGGGAATTGATCCTCTTCAGCACGATATTCGTTTTGTAGAAGATAATTGGGAAAACCCATCGCTTGGATGTGCAGGGCTTGGTTGGGAAGTATGGTTAGACGGTATGGAGATAACGCAATTTACATATTTCCAACAGGTAGGGGGACTTGAGTGTAAGCCTGTTTCAGTTGAAATCACTTATGGAATTGAGCGCCTTGCTTCTTATATTCAAGAAAAGGAAAATGTATTTGATTTAGAGTGGACCAACGGATTTACGGTTCGTGATATTTTCTTACAGCCTGAATATGAGCACTCAAAATATACTTTTGAAACGTCAGATCCTGAAATGCTTTTTAATCTGTTTAACATTTATGAAAAAGAAGCACATCGTCAAATGAACGAAGGGCTTGTTCATCCCGCTTATGACTATGTCTTAAAATGCTCTCACGTATTTAATCTTCTAGATGCTAGAGGTGCCATTTCGGTTACTGAACGTACTGGTTTTATCGGTCGATGTAGAAACCTAGCAAGAAAGGTAGCTAAAACGTTCTATGAAGAGAGAGAAAAGTTAGGATTCCCAATTCTACAGCAAAAGGGGGAAGATACACATGAATAA